The Paraflavitalea devenefica genome contains a region encoding:
- a CDS encoding SusD/RagB family nutrient-binding outer membrane lipoprotein encodes MIPIRQRIYLLLFSTLLFGSACKKNFESLNAPWNQPTTASIPELFNAVISSLPLTAGEQSVFNAWIYPITQQGMITSGSYPYLNARDAAWNNYYNTLGTYRVLESRIAASEDVSSMNNVYAMMKTIMAYKTIKTTNYYGNMPYSKAGKVALDGSSAFKAAYDSQADIYASVLTDLKWAVDNFSTSSSQYSVGAYETFLGNDIALWTKFANSLRLRVAITMYDKNSTLAATHITEALSKPLLADGDNIGLWPTKIPGLVLEWREWSFSANCYLRMGSTMWGLMSSNNNTDGSGIFDPRARYFFETNNAGSWAAYPQNPTTSTPTEGGAPYHQDRYTNWAQKGAACIYSPFNLYFEQDKNYIPELMLTAAEVHFLKAEVYNRGLGVTANATTAKTEYDAGVTASLNFWTSIAYNSPVWAVNKPAAATATAGQISTLLTNVAYDVATPANALKQIYAQEWIDQFRQPWDTWTLLRRTGGKTPMSAVNTQYYTANFGSYTRFTYPDSEITYNSDNWKAVTNGTDVATSKLWIMP; translated from the coding sequence ATGATACCTATTCGTCAACGTATATACTTGTTGCTTTTCTCCACCTTGCTGTTTGGCAGCGCCTGTAAGAAGAATTTTGAATCGTTGAATGCCCCCTGGAATCAACCTACCACAGCCTCTATCCCGGAGTTATTCAATGCAGTGATCAGCTCTCTACCGCTTACTGCGGGCGAGCAGTCGGTATTCAACGCCTGGATCTACCCCATTACACAACAGGGTATGATCACTTCCGGCTCATATCCCTATCTCAATGCACGGGATGCCGCCTGGAACAATTATTACAACACATTGGGCACTTACCGGGTACTGGAAAGCCGCATTGCCGCCAGTGAAGATGTGAGCAGCATGAACAATGTGTACGCCATGATGAAAACCATTATGGCCTATAAGACTATCAAGACCACCAATTATTATGGCAACATGCCTTACTCAAAAGCAGGTAAGGTAGCACTTGACGGATCATCGGCTTTTAAAGCAGCTTATGATAGCCAGGCAGATATTTACGCATCTGTATTGACCGACCTGAAGTGGGCCGTTGATAATTTCAGTACATCCTCTTCTCAATATTCCGTAGGTGCTTATGAGACGTTTTTGGGCAATGATATTGCGCTATGGACCAAGTTTGCCAATAGCCTGCGGCTGCGGGTAGCCATCACAATGTATGATAAGAACAGCACCCTGGCAGCAACGCATATCACCGAAGCATTGAGCAAGCCTTTATTGGCCGATGGAGACAATATTGGACTATGGCCCACTAAAATACCGGGACTTGTCCTGGAATGGCGGGAATGGTCTTTCTCGGCCAACTGCTACCTGCGTATGGGAAGCACGATGTGGGGATTGATGTCGTCTAATAACAATACTGATGGCAGTGGTATTTTTGATCCCCGTGCCCGGTATTTCTTTGAGACCAACAATGCCGGCAGTTGGGCTGCTTACCCGCAGAATCCCACCACCTCCACGCCTACAGAAGGTGGAGCGCCTTATCACCAGGACCGTTACACAAACTGGGCTCAAAAAGGAGCGGCCTGCATATATTCTCCTTTTAACCTGTATTTTGAACAGGACAAGAATTATATTCCTGAGCTGATGCTCACTGCTGCGGAAGTGCATTTCCTGAAAGCCGAAGTGTATAACAGGGGCCTGGGCGTAACGGCCAATGCTACTACGGCGAAGACAGAATATGATGCCGGCGTTACCGCCTCCCTCAATTTCTGGACCAGTATTGCTTATAACTCACCGGTATGGGCCGTGAACAAACCAGCGGCAGCTACCGCTACGGCAGGACAGATCAGCACTCTGCTGACCAATGTGGCGTATGATGTAGCAACACCGGCCAACGCCTTAAAGCAGATCTATGCGCAGGAATGGATAGACCAGTTCCGCCAGCCCTGGGATACCTGGACGTTATTGCGCCGCACGGGTGGTAAAACGCCGATGTCGGCTGTAAATACGCAATATTATACCGCCAACTTTGGAAGTTATACGCGGTTTACTTATCCCGATAGTGAGATCACTTATAACAGTGATAACTGGAAGGCAGTGACGAATGGAACGGACGTGGCTACGAGCAAATTATGGATTATGCCTTAG
- a CDS encoding SusC/RagA family TonB-linked outer membrane protein: protein MKKFRLRIQDPSFVMKVALVQCFITLALSASLFATDATGQGVLDKKISVSVKNEDIKSALRKLSLEAGIKFSYARNTLPEKEKVTVTASNEALSAILRTLLQPYNISFEAVGSQVILKRNKLYSYLTQDVANNSAAAPFLKPIKGSIKDAAGNPVPGVSVVVKGSQRGTSTAASGNFEIEANEGDVLVISAVGFQTLEVTVGAKDEYAIQLVNAANAMNEVVVTALGIKRESKAIGYSAQKVVANDITKAAAPDLATGLMGKSAGLNITASNGIQGGSSKIVIRGNNSILGNNQPLLVIDGIQVQNEPIGGMASTAAGADVVSPKDWGSVMNFINSDEVEDVTVLKGAAAAALYGARGSNGVILITTKKGSKRPGLGIDYNVSTFYTNAYRYQDVQNEYGYGGANALWTAEPGFPTTASGELRYPGNYPWDAQPAGDKYQVGGAIPGGYSSWDKFSWYGPAASWGRKLDGTEIIWWDGVKRTWSPQPDNRKAFFRTGNTTTHNLSFSGGGDFGTVRVGLSRLTNTAIVPNSNYDQNNINLGSSLIISKKLKAEVSASYTNYNRLNTPDPANDNGWAQFMIYGMPRDYRPIELSSYRLADGSKNFFAQTSPLGYYPYNNNAFSDMFWELYMNNQELKRNQLLGSIKLTADLTPWLSVAGRASLSYAMNTIETKNYPTNVLGTLGAYGVEQVENKDVNFEAFTTLHKDNLFGKKINGSLMIGNAALKSRMHDVNSYNKGPFSVPFQYYLANNTTNSIASPTEARRDYNINSLFGILDLSYDNYLFLQVAGRNDWSSTLPIQTSSYFFPSASASFIFTEAFRETFSDMRWLSYGKLKVSAAESANGTNPYQTQYTYNQYVISNFLNTEIGPGSFGGYPVRSLQASLPPANLLKPQRNNSYEAGFELGFFNNRLNVDFTYYSSKATSQILSATLATSSGASAITFNTGELSNKGFEFIIKGTPVQTRDLRWDVTFNGAHNQNKVVSLAEGVDKYQLASLWGSNGVMMYAKVGENYGTIYGYDYTYLNGKKVVKRVMSDGGSGTQVVGTQYVTTTDVVPIGNATPKLTGGLSNNVRYKNFSLYVLTDFKLGGDLFSADYSAAIGEGLSPKTLKERNGGGLAYTYPDGTKANHGVILDGVFADGTPNTDVVHYMWKYAGTSQAWSNVNAMPRSEGVFENTWVKLREVTLTYSIPAKFLKGTKVLQGLDISFIGRNLFYLYSSLPDNLNPEAVNGVGNGQGIQWAQFPGTRDLGFSVKARF, encoded by the coding sequence ATGAAGAAATTCCGATTGCGTATTCAAGACCCCTCGTTTGTTATGAAAGTCGCACTCGTCCAATGCTTTATCACACTTGCCCTCAGTGCTTCGTTGTTTGCAACGGATGCAACCGGGCAAGGCGTGCTGGACAAGAAGATATCAGTATCTGTCAAAAATGAAGACATTAAGTCGGCGCTGCGCAAGTTGAGCCTTGAGGCAGGCATTAAGTTCTCCTATGCCCGTAATACCCTTCCCGAAAAAGAAAAAGTAACTGTGACAGCCAGCAATGAAGCACTGTCGGCCATCCTCCGTACCCTATTACAACCTTACAACATTAGCTTTGAAGCTGTTGGCAGCCAGGTGATCCTGAAGAGAAATAAGCTGTATAGCTATCTCACCCAGGATGTTGCCAACAATTCGGCTGCAGCACCTTTTCTCAAGCCCATCAAAGGAAGTATTAAAGATGCAGCAGGCAACCCGGTACCCGGCGTCAGCGTCGTGGTCAAAGGCAGCCAGCGCGGCACCAGCACCGCCGCCAGCGGTAATTTTGAGATCGAGGCCAATGAGGGAGATGTGCTGGTGATCAGCGCAGTGGGTTTCCAGACCCTCGAAGTAACCGTAGGCGCTAAAGACGAATACGCTATTCAATTGGTCAATGCAGCCAATGCCATGAATGAAGTAGTAGTAACTGCATTGGGTATTAAAAGAGAATCCAAGGCTATTGGTTATTCAGCACAAAAGGTAGTAGCGAATGATATTACCAAGGCTGCTGCACCCGACCTGGCCACGGGCCTGATGGGTAAATCGGCCGGTTTAAATATCACAGCCTCCAATGGTATACAGGGTGGTTCCTCCAAGATCGTTATCAGGGGCAACAACAGTATCCTGGGCAATAACCAGCCCCTGCTGGTCATTGATGGTATCCAGGTACAGAACGAGCCCATCGGTGGCATGGCTTCCACCGCAGCAGGAGCAGATGTAGTAAGCCCTAAAGACTGGGGCTCTGTAATGAACTTCATCAACAGTGATGAGGTGGAGGATGTTACGGTGCTGAAAGGCGCTGCCGCTGCTGCGCTGTATGGCGCCAGGGGCTCCAATGGGGTGATCCTGATTACTACCAAAAAAGGAAGTAAAAGACCCGGTCTTGGCATTGATTATAATGTATCCACTTTTTACACCAATGCCTACCGTTACCAGGATGTACAAAATGAATATGGTTACGGTGGCGCCAATGCTTTGTGGACTGCCGAGCCTGGATTTCCCACCACTGCCAGCGGTGAACTCCGCTATCCCGGCAATTATCCCTGGGATGCACAACCTGCAGGCGATAAATACCAGGTGGGGGGCGCTATACCGGGCGGCTATTCTTCCTGGGACAAGTTTAGCTGGTATGGTCCTGCGGCATCCTGGGGACGCAAACTGGATGGCACCGAAATTATCTGGTGGGACGGTGTAAAACGCACCTGGAGCCCACAACCTGATAACCGGAAAGCGTTTTTCCGCACGGGCAATACGACTACACATAATCTTTCTTTCAGTGGTGGCGGTGATTTTGGTACCGTGCGCGTAGGTTTATCAAGGCTCACCAATACGGCCATTGTACCGAACAGTAATTATGACCAGAATAATATCAACCTTGGTTCCAGTCTTATCATTTCAAAGAAACTGAAGGCTGAGGTCAGCGCCAGTTATACCAATTATAACCGGCTGAATACTCCCGATCCTGCCAATGATAATGGCTGGGCGCAATTCATGATCTATGGTATGCCCAGGGATTACAGGCCTATCGAGCTCAGTTCTTATCGCCTGGCAGATGGCAGCAAGAACTTTTTTGCGCAAACCTCTCCGCTTGGCTATTATCCTTATAATAACAATGCTTTTAGCGACATGTTCTGGGAGTTGTATATGAACAACCAGGAATTGAAGCGCAACCAGTTGTTAGGTTCTATTAAATTAACGGCCGATCTTACACCCTGGTTATCGGTTGCCGGCCGTGCTTCTCTCAGCTATGCCATGAACACGATAGAAACAAAGAACTACCCTACCAATGTACTGGGTACCCTTGGCGCTTATGGCGTAGAGCAGGTAGAAAATAAGGATGTCAATTTCGAGGCTTTTACTACGCTGCATAAGGACAACCTGTTTGGCAAAAAGATCAATGGCAGCCTGATGATCGGCAATGCAGCGCTGAAGAGCAGGATGCATGATGTAAACTCCTATAACAAAGGACCTTTCAGTGTTCCCTTTCAATATTATTTAGCCAATAATACGACCAACTCCATCGCCAGTCCTACAGAAGCAAGACGCGACTACAATATCAACTCTTTGTTCGGGATACTGGACCTTTCTTATGATAATTATTTGTTCCTGCAGGTGGCTGGCAGAAATGACTGGTCCTCTACCCTGCCGATACAGACCTCTTCTTATTTCTTTCCTTCGGCCAGCGCCAGCTTCATATTTACAGAGGCATTCCGCGAAACCTTCAGTGATATGCGCTGGCTCAGTTATGGCAAGTTGAAAGTGTCAGCAGCAGAAAGCGCCAATGGCACCAATCCTTATCAGACGCAGTATACCTATAACCAGTACGTGATCTCCAATTTTTTAAACACCGAAATAGGGCCTGGTTCTTTTGGCGGCTACCCGGTGCGTTCCTTACAAGCTTCCCTGCCTCCGGCCAATTTGCTGAAGCCCCAGCGGAACAATTCTTATGAAGCAGGTTTTGAACTGGGCTTTTTCAACAACAGGCTGAATGTTGACTTTACGTATTATAGCAGCAAGGCCACCAGCCAGATCTTAAGCGCCACACTGGCCACCTCTTCCGGCGCCAGCGCCATCACGTTTAATACCGGTGAACTGAGCAACAAAGGATTTGAGTTTATTATCAAGGGGACACCGGTTCAAACAAGGGACCTTCGCTGGGATGTAACCTTCAATGGCGCGCATAACCAGAACAAAGTGGTATCACTGGCTGAAGGTGTAGACAAGTACCAACTGGCTTCCCTCTGGGGCTCCAACGGGGTGATGATGTACGCCAAGGTAGGAGAAAACTACGGTACCATTTATGGCTATGATTACACGTACCTCAATGGCAAAAAAGTAGTTAAAAGGGTTATGAGCGATGGCGGCTCCGGCACGCAGGTAGTGGGTACACAATATGTGACTACTACTGATGTGGTGCCTATTGGTAATGCCACGCCCAAACTGACCGGTGGCTTAAGCAATAATGTACGGTATAAAAATTTCAGCTTGTATGTATTGACCGATTTCAAACTCGGTGGCGACCTGTTCTCTGCTGATTACAGCGCTGCTATCGGGGAAGGTCTTTCTCCAAAAACCCTGAAAGAAAGGAATGGCGGCGGTCTGGCTTATACTTATCCCGATGGCACCAAGGCCAACCACGGCGTTATTTTGGATGGTGTTTTTGCCGACGGTACGCCCAATACAGATGTAGTACACTATATGTGGAAGTATGCCGGCACTTCACAAGCCTGGTCTAATGTGAATGCTATGCCACGCAGTGAAGGGGTGTTTGAAAATACCTGGGTTAAGCTGCGGGAAGTAACACTCACTTACAGCATACCGGCTAAGTTCCTGAAGGGGACCAAAGTATTGCAGGGCCTGGATATTTCTTTCATTGGCCGTAATCTCTTTTACCTGTACTCCAGCCTCCCGGATAACCTGAACCCCGAAGCGGTGAATGGTGTGGGCAATGGCCAGGGTATCCAGTGGGCGCAATTCCCGGGCACACGTGATTTAGGATTTTCTGTAAAAGCGAGATTTTAA
- a CDS encoding FecR family protein has product MNQQEERINELLLDNRFVDWLINPQSPYTTYWQQWMAASAEHAALAEAARQFLLELRIAENDMEQEAQEDTTEQLWGNIRNTIDRESTPAPKMHRTATWKYWLAAATIAAIALLLGITLSRQPDHTAAPVAKTIRENPPSQEVIRYNGNDKNELFFLPDGSRITLAKGARITYNRLMNGDKREVSLTGEAFFDVARNPHKPFYIYTQNMVVKVLGTSFRVTTSHNQESVTVKTGKVSVYLKGQDLEQSAARIVLPQQVCTYSLQGRELITTAYAGKSAIELESGNLHGYNFEDASMDTVFKTLEKMYALPVHYDKVVFGNCFITISLGNESLEEKLEVITKTIGASYSISDYGINIEGKGCK; this is encoded by the coding sequence ATGAATCAGCAAGAGGAAAGGATAAATGAATTGCTGCTGGACAACCGGTTTGTTGACTGGCTGATCAATCCACAAAGTCCTTATACAACCTATTGGCAACAGTGGATGGCCGCCAGCGCTGAGCATGCAGCACTGGCCGAAGCTGCCCGGCAATTCCTGCTGGAGTTGAGGATTGCGGAAAATGACATGGAGCAGGAAGCACAAGAAGATACTACAGAACAGCTATGGGGAAATATACGTAACACTATTGACCGCGAATCAACTCCTGCACCGAAGATGCACCGGACCGCAACATGGAAGTATTGGCTGGCCGCCGCCACCATCGCTGCCATCGCTCTGTTGCTCGGGATTACCTTATCCAGACAGCCGGACCATACGGCTGCACCGGTAGCAAAAACAATCCGGGAAAACCCGCCTTCGCAGGAAGTGATCCGTTACAATGGCAATGACAAAAATGAACTGTTCTTTTTACCGGATGGATCGCGGATCACTCTTGCCAAAGGCGCCCGCATCACTTATAACCGTTTAATGAATGGTGACAAAAGAGAAGTGTCCCTCACGGGCGAAGCCTTCTTTGATGTAGCCAGGAACCCTCACAAGCCTTTTTACATCTACACCCAAAACATGGTGGTCAAAGTACTGGGCACCAGTTTCCGGGTAACCACTTCCCATAACCAGGAATCCGTTACCGTGAAGACCGGCAAAGTGTCTGTATACCTGAAGGGACAGGACCTGGAGCAATCCGCTGCAAGGATCGTATTACCGCAACAGGTGTGCACGTATTCATTGCAGGGAAGAGAACTGATCACCACTGCCTATGCCGGTAAATCGGCTATCGAACTGGAAAGCGGTAACCTCCATGGGTACAATTTCGAAGATGCATCCATGGATACTGTATTCAAAACGCTGGAAAAAATGTATGCCCTGCCGGTGCATTACGACAAGGTAGTATTTGGGAATTGTTTTATTACTATTTCCCTGGGCAATGAAAGCCTCGAAGAAAAACTGGAAGTCATCACAAAAACCATAGGTGCCTCTTACAGCATCAGTGACTATGGTATCAACATAGAAGGCAAAGGATGCAAATAG
- a CDS encoding RNA polymerase sigma factor: MRLFVSHDDMEWRRFKNGDVKALEGIYRSHIKSLINYGLRVTPDLNLVKDSIQDLFMELWRNRENLADTDQPKYYLFRALRNKLSRAATRQSFISEAEMQLSSNDLLTNPIELEILAREQEIQTRKTLQQLLDKLPRRQQEVIYLRFYHNFPYEIIASTMNMNYQSVLNLVQRALKTLRQAYFPATSPDPGKKV, from the coding sequence TTGCGTCTGTTTGTCTCCCATGACGATATGGAGTGGCGTCGTTTTAAGAACGGCGATGTAAAAGCCCTGGAAGGTATTTACAGAAGCCATATCAAATCATTGATCAATTATGGTTTGCGGGTTACGCCCGATCTTAACCTGGTCAAAGACAGCATCCAGGACCTGTTCATGGAACTTTGGAGGAACAGGGAGAACCTGGCCGATACAGATCAACCCAAATATTACCTCTTCAGGGCCTTGCGGAATAAACTGTCAAGGGCTGCCACCCGGCAGTCATTTATCAGTGAAGCAGAAATGCAGCTTTCTTCCAATGATCTGCTCACCAATCCCATTGAATTGGAGATATTGGCCAGAGAGCAGGAAATACAAACCCGCAAAACCCTCCAGCAACTCCTCGATAAATTACCCAGGCGCCAGCAGGAAGTCATCTACCTTCGCTTCTATCACAACTTCCCGTATGAGATCATTGCCTCCACGATGAATATGAACTACCAATCGGTGCTCAACCTGGTGCAGCGCGCCCTGAAAACCCTGCGGCAGGCGTACTTTCCTGCCACTTCTCCTGACCCCGGAAAAAAAGTCTAA
- a CDS encoding dioxygenase family protein: MERKHFLRNGLAALGMVAVAPLACKKDTSGSTDDGSGSGSGSGSCTVSPSETEGPFPTKSPSSLVRSDIKGDRTGVAFTAKIYIKNKNNSCAALSGALVDIWHCDKDGYYSEYGGTSMQTVDYTAVHFLRGRQTTDTDGLVTFTSIFPGWYQSRATHIHVHIYNAAGTSLLVTQIAFPEGSGSAVATVNSSAGTSYGYTKGMTGYTYNASDNVFSDDSAGAELSTVTGSISGGYTLTHTIYVAA, encoded by the coding sequence ATGGAAAGAAAGCACTTTTTAAGGAATGGCTTAGCGGCCTTAGGTATGGTAGCCGTTGCGCCCCTTGCCTGTAAGAAAGATACCTCTGGAAGCACAGACGATGGCAGCGGTTCCGGCTCAGGTTCCGGCTCCTGTACGGTTAGCCCCTCTGAAACCGAAGGGCCGTTTCCTACCAAGTCGCCTTCTTCCCTGGTGAGAAGCGATATTAAGGGCGACAGAACCGGTGTTGCTTTCACGGCTAAGATCTACATCAAGAATAAGAACAACAGTTGCGCCGCTCTCTCCGGCGCGCTGGTTGATATATGGCATTGCGATAAGGATGGCTATTACTCTGAGTACGGCGGTACCAGCATGCAAACTGTTGATTATACCGCTGTACATTTTTTAAGGGGACGGCAAACTACTGATACAGATGGCCTGGTGACTTTTACTTCCATCTTCCCGGGATGGTATCAAAGCCGCGCCACGCATATTCATGTACATATTTATAATGCAGCGGGAACGTCCCTCCTGGTAACACAGATCGCTTTCCCCGAAGGCAGTGGAAGTGCGGTAGCTACCGTAAACAGCTCGGCAGGTACATCGTATGGTTACACCAAGGGCATGACAGGATATACTTATAATGCATCAGATAACGTATTTAGCGACGACTCGGCAGGTGCGGAATTGTCTACCGTTACGGGCAGCATTTCAGGAGGATACACGCTTACACACACGATCTATGTTGCTGCATGA
- a CDS encoding pirin family protein encodes MIPQSKGKIFLSDERGHHELDWFRSYHTFNFGQYQHEHKGAMGPLYVLNDETLAGGKSVTLMAEEDSDILLVPVVGALSVKDGIGNSCLVDAGQCYLATAPAGTAIELSNPYEEELINFLQVWFKRGEANVPSCKPAAQLCSFDLYANKDKLVELFPRTGSWGHEPITSNKPYGRQFIGKFTGRAEITHTITSPYNGLFVFVIEGAFEVQYRMLHAGDGLALWDLQEVEFEALSNDAIILVVEMMV; translated from the coding sequence ATGATACCACAATCCAAAGGGAAAATATTCCTGTCCGACGAACGTGGCCATCATGAACTTGATTGGTTCAGGAGCTACCATACGTTCAACTTCGGGCAGTACCAGCATGAACATAAAGGGGCTATGGGTCCGCTCTATGTATTGAATGATGAAACGCTGGCAGGCGGAAAAAGTGTGACATTGATGGCGGAAGAGGATTCCGATATCCTGCTGGTGCCTGTAGTGGGAGCGCTTTCCGTAAAGGACGGTATAGGCAATTCCTGCCTGGTGGATGCAGGACAGTGCTATCTCGCCACTGCACCGGCGGGCACAGCCATTGAACTAAGCAATCCATACGAAGAGGAGCTGATCAATTTTTTGCAGGTATGGTTTAAACGTGGGGAGGCTAATGTCCCTTCCTGCAAACCAGCAGCACAACTGTGTTCTTTTGATCTCTATGCTAATAAGGACAAGCTGGTTGAATTATTTCCCCGGACTGGTTCGTGGGGACACGAACCAATAACATCCAACAAACCGTATGGCAGGCAGTTCATCGGCAAGTTCACCGGCCGGGCGGAAATTACACATACGATCACGTCTCCCTATAATGGCTTATTTGTATTTGTAATAGAAGGCGCATTTGAAGTACAATACAGGATGTTGCATGCAGGCGACGGGCTGGCCTTGTGGGACCTACAGGAAGTGGAGTTCGAGGCCTTGTCCAATGATGCGATCATATTGGTTGTAGAAATGATGGTTTAG
- the dusB gene encoding tRNA dihydrouridine synthase DusB encodes MIKIDHITLPDFPLLLAPMEDVSDPPFRVVCKDNGADLLYTEFISSEGLIRDAIKARRKLDIFDEERPVGIQIFGGDEERMAMAARIVEVTNPDLLDINFGCPIKGIVNRGAGAGVLKDVDLMVRLTEACVKSTRLPVTVKTRLGWDDNNKNIEEVAERLQDAGIKALAIHGRTRCQLYKGEADWSLIAKVKNNPRIHIPIFGNGDINTPQKALEYKNRYGVDGVMIGRAAIGYPWIFREIKHYLQTGELHAAPTLAERVAVSRKQLRKSVAWKGPVAGIYSMRRQYLYYFKGLPRFAGLRQRLVTATLIEEAEAVLDELLVKYDGFEMTQEPIILKNYHENCAL; translated from the coding sequence TTGATTAAAATAGACCATATCACCCTACCCGATTTCCCGCTCCTGCTGGCGCCGATGGAAGACGTGAGCGATCCGCCTTTCCGGGTGGTATGCAAAGACAATGGCGCCGACCTCCTGTACACAGAATTCATTTCCAGTGAAGGATTGATCCGGGATGCCATCAAGGCCCGGCGTAAGCTGGACATTTTCGATGAAGAAAGGCCTGTAGGTATCCAGATCTTCGGCGGCGATGAAGAAAGAATGGCCATGGCCGCCCGCATTGTGGAAGTGACCAATCCCGACCTGCTGGACATTAATTTCGGATGCCCCATTAAAGGCATTGTGAACCGCGGCGCCGGGGCCGGTGTGTTAAAAGATGTAGACCTAATGGTACGGCTTACCGAAGCCTGTGTAAAAAGCACCCGCCTGCCGGTAACGGTGAAAACAAGACTGGGCTGGGATGATAACAATAAGAATATTGAAGAAGTAGCGGAACGCTTACAGGATGCAGGCATTAAAGCGCTGGCCATTCATGGACGCACCCGCTGCCAGCTATATAAGGGTGAGGCCGACTGGAGCCTGATTGCCAAGGTGAAGAACAATCCCCGCATCCATATACCCATCTTTGGTAATGGCGATATTAATACACCACAAAAAGCACTGGAGTATAAGAACCGCTATGGCGTGGATGGCGTTATGATCGGCCGTGCCGCCATTGGCTATCCCTGGATCTTCCGCGAGATCAAACATTATTTACAAACCGGTGAGCTACACGCCGCTCCCACCCTGGCCGAACGCGTTGCGGTAAGCAGGAAACAACTGCGCAAGTCAGTAGCCTGGAAAGGCCCTGTTGCCGGCATTTATTCCATGCGGCGTCAATACCTGTATTATTTTAAAGGATTACCCCGCTTTGCCGGGCTGCGTCAGCGGCTTGTTACAGCCACCCTGATAGAAGAAGCGGAAGCGGTGTTGGATGAGCTATTGGTGAAGTACGATGGCTTTGAAATGACGCAGGAACCGATCATATTGAAGAACTATCATGAGAATTGTGCGTTGTAA
- a CDS encoding family 16 glycosylhydrolase, producing MVQLLSIIICSLSFTFSSTGCSKSKGEPGGNGALPAISINDVTLFEGNNASTAFEFQVTLDKKSAKEITLSYSITSGTAKAGEDYVTVSNQTITIPAGETQKKIIVSVIGDDIREGDDNFAVQLQNPVNGSLQKLVGSGTIRNDDTKVGFNNAGYDAPASYAGYTLTWSDEFNGTSLDNTIWGHQNGDGCPGLCGWGNNELEYYTDRPENLFFQNGKLIIEARPESFNGKNYTSSKILTQGKKPIKFGRIDIRAILPKGKGIWPAFWLMPEKNVFGGWPKSGEIDLMEVVGHEPNKTHGTLHYGPGPGSTQINRNYTLPSGTFNDAFHVFSLEWKEDQLKWLIDGNVFSTVNKADLGANNYPFNEEFFLIFNLAVGGNWPGNPDATTYFPQWLIVDYIRVYQ from the coding sequence ATGGTCCAGCTACTTTCTATTATTATCTGCTCCCTGTCGTTTACGTTTTCTTCAACGGGGTGCAGTAAGAGTAAGGGAGAGCCGGGGGGCAATGGTGCGCTCCCTGCTATCTCCATTAATGATGTAACCCTGTTTGAGGGCAACAATGCCTCTACAGCGTTTGAGTTCCAGGTAACGCTGGACAAGAAATCGGCCAAGGAAATCACCCTCAGCTATTCCATCACCAGTGGTACCGCCAAGGCAGGAGAAGATTATGTAACAGTCAGCAACCAGACCATCACGATCCCTGCCGGAGAAACACAAAAGAAGATCATTGTATCCGTCATAGGCGATGATATCCGGGAAGGCGATGACAATTTTGCGGTACAACTGCAAAACCCGGTAAATGGTAGTCTGCAGAAGCTGGTGGGCAGTGGTACGATCCGTAATGATGATACCAAAGTAGGTTTCAACAATGCAGGTTATGACGCCCCTGCTTCCTATGCAGGCTATACCCTGACCTGGAGTGATGAGTTCAATGGCACTTCGCTTGACAACACCATCTGGGGTCACCAGAATGGCGATGGTTGTCCGGGCCTGTGCGGCTGGGGTAATAATGAGCTGGAATATTATACCGACAGACCGGAGAACCTGTTTTTCCAAAACGGCAAGCTGATCATTGAAGCAAGGCCTGAAAGTTTTAACGGCAAGAATTATACTTCTTCCAAGATCCTTACGCAAGGAAAGAAACCGATCAAATTCGGACGCATAGATATCCGGGCTATCTTACCAAAAGGCAAAGGCATCTGGCCTGCCTTTTGGCTGATGCCGGAGAAAAATGTGTTTGGCGGATGGCCTAAGAGCGGTGAAATTGACCTGATGGAGGTAGTGGGCCATGAACCCAATAAAACACATGGCACCCTTCATTATGGCCCCGGTCCGGGCAGCACCCAGATCAACCGGAATTATACCCTGCCTTCCGGCACTTTTAATGATGCGTTTCATGTATTCTCGCTGGAATGGAAAGAAGACCAGCTCAAATGGCTGATAGACGGCAACGTATTTTCTACCGTCAACAAGGCTGATCTGGGCGCCAATAACTATCCCTTCAATGAAGAGTTCTTTTTGATCTTCAACCTGGCCGTGGGTGGCAACTGGCCGGGCAACCCGGATGCAACGACCTATTTCCCTCAGTGGTTGATCGTAGATTATATAAGAGTCTATCAATAA